TACATTGGCCTTGATCTTGTCCAACGCATTATTCTTCGTCTCTTCAGAAACCTTGCCGGAAGCTACCTGACGGGCCAGATTGCCCTGGATGGTCGCCATAGCTTTATCGAGATTCTCTTGAGAAATATCGTTGAGAATCACATCATAGTTCGATAGGCCGCAGACATGAGCAATTCCATTGCCCATCTGGCCTGCGCCGATAATTCCGATTTTTTTGATTTCTGAAACCATGTGTATCACCAGTTGCCATAAATATGGCCGAATGAATGCGGGGTGGCCCTAGAGGTGGGTCCTAATACCAGTCCGTGACTGGTCGTTCTAATCGCGGGAGGAAGAACAGAGCCAGCCGGAAATGTCCGAAAGCGATACTGGCAGACTTTTACTCATTTCGCAAATGCGAAAAGAAGAAAGGGCGCGGATACCGCGCCCTTTTACATCAATTTTACAGTGCTTTTTCGAGCTCTGGAAGGACATCGAAGAGATCGGCAACGAGGCCGTAATCTGCGACCTGGAAGATTGGGGCTTCTTCGTCCTTGTTGATGGCAACGATGACCTTGGAGTCCTTCATGCCAGCCAGATGCTGAATGGCGCCAGAGATACCACAAGCAATATAAAGCTCCGGTGCAACCACCTTACCAGTCTGGCCAACCTGCAGATCGTTTGGCGCATAGCCCGCATCAACCGCAGCACGGGAGGCACCGATGGCCGCCCCCAGCTTGTCAGCAACAGGAGTAAGAACCTCCTTGAACTTCTCTTCGGAGCCCATTGCACGACCACCGGAGATGATGATCTTGGCAGACGCCAGTTCCGGGCGATCGGACTTGGACAGCTCTTCACCAGCATAAGCTGAGATGCCTGGAGCATCAGCAAGACTTGCTGCTTCAACTGCGGCAGATCCATCATTGCCAGCAGAGGCAAAGGTCGCGGTCCGAACAGTGATGACCCTCGTTGCATCAGTGCTCTTCACGGTCTGAATAGCGTTACCGGCATAGATCGGGCGCTCAAAAGTATCAGCGGATACCACTTTGGTGATGTCAGACAGCTGCATCACGTCCAAAAGGGCTGCCACACGTGGCATGAAGTTCTTGCCGTTGGCGGTGGAAGCCGCAACAATCGCATCATAATCACCAGCCATGGCGACAATCTGAGCAGCCATTGGCTCGGCCAACTGATGCTCCAGCTCATCGCTTTCAGCAACAATCACTTTGGTAGCACCAGACAGTTTGGCAGCTTCCTCAGCCACTGCACCGCAATCTTTACCAGCCACCAACACATGCACGTCGGCGCCCAATTGGACAGCGGCAGTCATCGCCTTGGTGGTCGCATCATTCAAAGCCGCATTGTTATGTTCGGCAATCAAAAGGGTCGTCATATCTCTATCTCCTCAATCTGCCTTACAGTATGCCAGCTTCGTTTTTCAGCTTGTCAACCAGCTCAGCGACATCTGCCACCTTGACACCAGCCTGACGGGCTGCAGGCTCAACGGTGGAGAGAACTTCCAGACGAGGAGCGATATCAACGCCATAATCAGAAGGCGCTTTGGTGTCCAAAGGCTTCTTCTTGGCTTTCATGATGTTCGGCAAAGACGCATAGCGTGGCTCATTCAGGCGCAGATCGGTGGTAATCACCGCTGGCATGTTCAGCTCGACCTTCTGCAGACCGCCATCGATCTCGCGGGTGACAGTCACTTTGCCTTCGCCAAGCTCAACGTCAGAAGCAAAGGTGCCCTGGGGCCAGCCAAGCAGAGCTGCCAGCATCTGGCCGGTCTGGTTGCTATCATCATCAATGGCCTGCTTGCCAAGAACAACCAGCTCAGGATTTTCTTCAGCAACAACGCCCTTCAGCAATTTGGCAACGGCCAATGGCTCAACGGTTTCATCCGTCTTGATCAGGATCGCACGGTCTGCGCCCATCGCCAACGCAGTGCGCAGAGTTTCCTGAGCCTGCTGCGGGCCAACCGAGACAACAACAATCTCGGATGCCTTGCCAGCTTCCTTCAGACGAATGGCCTCTTCAACCGAGATCTCATCAAACGGGTTCATCGACATCTTGACGTTCGCAAGTTCAACGCCAGAGCCATCGGCTTTAACACGGATCTTAACGTTGTAGTCAACAACCCGCTTTACGGGTACCAGAATCTTCATCGAGTATGTCTCCAAAGTGAGCACAAAGTGCCCCAATCGTATTTTCGATGCGCTGACTTGCCCTTGCAGATCAACAAGCCGCGCATTTGAGTCCCGGATGGTCGGACAGGACGGTATTTCCTCTCTTGCCCGGTGTCAACGGTCCGTGAGTCGGAGTGCTATGAGAAAATATTATGATGCTCCTGCTTTTCTCACAGCTTTGATGCCGCAGACCCGACAATTGAGAAGAATATCAGGCCTTATCATCCCAATATCCATCCAAAAGCGACACATTGGTGCGTTTCATGACGGGGATCAGCAATGCGCCGAAAACCGCTCCACCAATATGAGCCCACCAAGCAACCCCACCTTCGGAATCAAGCCAAACATTTATAAACTGCAAGATCAGCCAGCCACCAAGACAAATGTAGGCAGGAACACGTAACGGGATTCGTCCAAGAAACAATCCCCATATCTTGATATTGGGATGAAGCATCAAATACGCAGCCACAATTCCCGATGTTGCTCCGGATGCACCAATCAGCGGAACCGGAGATCCCCAGCTAGCAACAATATGAAATGCGGCTGCTCCCATTGCGCAAAGACAATAGAAGAGCAGGAACC
The DNA window shown above is from Cohaesibacter gelatinilyticus and carries:
- a CDS encoding electron transfer flavoprotein subunit beta/FixA family protein — protein: MKILVPVKRVVDYNVKIRVKADGSGVELANVKMSMNPFDEISVEEAIRLKEAGKASEIVVVSVGPQQAQETLRTALAMGADRAILIKTDETVEPLAVAKLLKGVVAEENPELVVLGKQAIDDDSNQTGQMLAALLGWPQGTFASDVELGEGKVTVTREIDGGLQKVELNMPAVITTDLRLNEPRYASLPNIMKAKKKPLDTKAPSDYGVDIAPRLEVLSTVEPAARQAGVKVADVAELVDKLKNEAGIL
- a CDS encoding rhomboid family intramembrane serine protease, which encodes MFIPLHDKNSLTHVRLQFVTLGVIALNVLIFLLTNSGSAGLVLQDYALAFGLIPRQFSDFQAVGLALSDPILLTAPLSYAFLHADWMHLLGNMAFLWVFGDNVEDAMGHFRFLLFYCLCAMGAAAFHIVASWGSPVPLIGASGATSGIVAAYLMLHPNIKIWGLFLGRIPLRVPAYICLGGWLILQFINVWLDSEGGVAWWAHIGGAVFGALLIPVMKRTNVSLLDGYWDDKA
- a CDS encoding electron transfer flavoprotein subunit alpha/FixB family protein, whose translation is MTTLLIAEHNNAALNDATTKAMTAAVQLGADVHVLVAGKDCGAVAEEAAKLSGATKVIVAESDELEHQLAEPMAAQIVAMAGDYDAIVAASTANGKNFMPRVAALLDVMQLSDITKVVSADTFERPIYAGNAIQTVKSTDATRVITVRTATFASAGNDGSAAVEAASLADAPGISAYAGEELSKSDRPELASAKIIISGGRAMGSEEKFKEVLTPVADKLGAAIGASRAAVDAGYAPNDLQVGQTGKVVAPELYIACGISGAIQHLAGMKDSKVIVAINKDEEAPIFQVADYGLVADLFDVLPELEKAL